Genomic DNA from Equus asinus isolate D_3611 breed Donkey chromosome 10, EquAss-T2T_v2, whole genome shotgun sequence:
ATTGATTCATAGATTAATGATATTTATGCTGCTCACTAAGATGGTCttctaacatttataaaatatcatttctttATCACTTGGTGTATGTGTGTAATTGTTAAATTTTAGCATGCAGGTAAATACTGAGAATATTTTGCTTCCCACCCAAAATAACAAGAATATGCTTAATGATTACATTAATAATGATTTCTTAATATTTCCACATCTAATCATTCATACCATGATCAAAGTTTTCTCTGTTGCCATAAAAATGCTTTACAGATGGTTTATCTACATCAGGACCCAATCTAGTACACTATATTGCATCTGCTTGTTATGTCACTTGAATTTCTCTTCATCCTTTTCATCACCTGGTTTATTGATGAGACCAAACCAGTTTCTATGGAAGGTTCTGCCTTCTGAATTTGTCTGATTGCGTCCCCATGGTATCATGTAGTTTCACCCTCCATCCTCTGTACAACGATCATTCGTTCATGATCAGCTTTGGCCAGTGGGCACATTTTCAACCTGGTTCCTGTATCCTCTTAACATTAGCCCATTACTCAGTGAAAGTTCCATTTCACAGTGGCAGACATGTCCTAACTTTTGTCCACACTCAGACCATTTCTCCAGGATTCCTGGTTCCTTTGAGTGACTAGTCATAATGGAGACATTAtgattcttgtttccttaaaTCAATTTTGTCTGTTATCAAGATTGCTGAATCAACTTTCACTTGATATATTTGCCTGGCATATAGTCATCCATCcttctcttttcaaattttctattcagTTCCTTCAGAAgagcaaacacaaaaacaaataagatGGCAGATATACGTACCAATAAAATAGTATTAAAACAAGCATAAATGGGTTAagcaattagaagaaaaagattctgagataagaaaaaaatttttaactccaAGATCCAAATATATGTTTTCCTGAACAGGCACTCCATTCAAGAGAATTCAACTCTGACCATCTCTATCTATCCTTAATGATTACAACCTGGGAAGTTTATTTTAGTCACTGTTAGTAAAAAGTCAGTAGCCAAACTATGTGTTAAGCATGTAATATGATGATCTCACTTTATCTATATCCCAGTGCTGATGGTAAGGACTCTTATGATTTACTCCTTGCTATGCATGAAGATTGTGAGACCCAGAAAAGTTAAGCCAATTTTTCAATAGTATAAAGCTCTTAAATTGCCATCAAATCTCAGTTAGAGTCTGTTTGAATCACCGTGCTTCATTCTGTTTCTGATCTGAGCAGATGCAGCATCCTTGCCTGCTCAGAACTGGACCACGGTGACTGAATTCATCCTCATTGGCTTCTCCACCTTCCCCCAGCATctcctgcccatcttcttcttcctGTACCTGCTGATGTACCTGTTCACGCTGCTGGGGAACCTGCTCATCATGGCCACCATCTGGAGCGAGCGCAGACTCCACACGCCCATGTACCTCTTCCTGTGCGCCCTCTCCATCTCTGAGATTCTGTTCACTGTGGCTGTCACCCCTCGCATGCTGGTGGACATGCTCTCCACCCATCACTCCATCACCTTTGTGGCCTGTGCCAGCCAGATGTTCTTCTCCTTCACGTTTGGCTTCACACACTCCTTCCTGCTCATGATCATGGGCTATGACCGCTACGTGGCCATCTGTCACCCCCTGTGCTACAATGTGCTCATGAGCCCCCGTGACTGTGTCCGTCTCGTGTCCTGGTCCTGGGCTGGTGGCTCAGTCATGGGTATGATGGTGACATTGATAGTTTTTCATCTCACCTTCTGTGGGTCTAATATGATCCACCATTTTCTCTGCCATGTGCTTTCCCTCCTGAAGTTGTCCTGTGGGAGGGAGACATCCTCTGTCACCTTGGGTGTGATCCTGGTGTGTGTCACGGCTCTGATGGGCTGTTtgttcctcatcttcctctcctaTGTCTTCATCGTGGCCGCCATCTTGAGGATCCCCTCAGCTGAGGGCCGGCACAAGACCTTCTCCACATGTGTGTCCCACCTCACTGTGGTGGTCGTGCACTACGGTTTTGCCTCCATCATCTACCTCAAGCCCAAGGGCCCTCATTCTATGGACAGTAACACCCTGATGGCCACCACCTATACAGTCTTCACGCCCTTTCTTAGCCCAATCATTTTCAGCCTCAGGAATAAGGAGCTGAAGAATGCCATAAAAAAAAGCTTCCTCAGAAAATTCTGTCCTCTTAACTCATGACAGACTGTTTGAGAATGAGGAAATATGATAAGAGGGCTAAGATGTCTTGCATTTGGACAGTTGTAAGGACTCAGGTGAGTGAAAATACCCACACTCCATAGGAGTTCAGCACAATCTAGCTATTTGCTTTTCTGTAATTTGTTGTCTTCCTGCTCCAGAGGCTGAGCAATCCCGATCTCTTTATAATGACTCAGTGTGATGGACTCCAATCCAGTATCTAAGCCTAGGAATGTGCCATCTCTCTGTGGGCCAGTGGGGAGCATCACCTGGATATGTCTGGGCACTGATGCTCGTGGTCCTTCCTGAATGGACAAGCAGGGGAAGACTTTATTACTCCCCACCAAATACGAATGAAGAAAAATAGGATAATAATAAATCCCACCAGCACTGAGTCCTTTCTGAGTATCAAGCATTGTGTCTAATGTTttattatccttttctttttaattgtaacaaatgtagaaaagaaaatgaagtgctTGTCTCTGAGAAAATGGATTACTGTCTAACGTTCTTCTCCGCCTTTGGGAGTGAAACACTCTAAGCGATGTTTTCTCTGTTGAGCTGAGCTGAGTAAAGGAATCAGAATAAATACAGAGAGAGAGGACTAGGAGGGATGGAGTCATTTAAAATTATCTGAACATCAAATTAGAGTTGAAAGAATATGGTGCAAAATCtgaaagaagcaggaagaaagagaaagaggttgTAAGATGGCAATTTGCACATGAGGAAAGGATAGAGAAGGgacatgagggagggagggagagagaaagaaaagagggctcCGTGTTCAGGTGAGAACACACAGCGTGTTAGGAGGGTGCTGCTATCTGACATCTTATGGaaatcctttctcctttttcctcttgtAACTTAAGGGAAAACGTCAGTTTCTCATTACCTTGCTACTTGTACCTATTCGGGGAACGTGTTCAAGAGCAGAAGTGCTATTTCAGGGTGGCACAAAGAGAGGTCAGAGGCTACATACGGGTACCCCCTTACACAGATGAGAAATGTTGGTGCAGGTCACACGACATGTGAATGAAGGGAGTCACCTGGAACTttaggtctgtctgactctccTGCTGGTGTTGGGAATCAAGTAGGACTGAGGATCTAGGAAGGGGCCTGATTGTTTCATCTCCAGGAAGGGGGATGAAATTGTTACTCAAAGGCAAGGCATACGTGTAGTTTTAGGCAGAAGATACTTTATAATGATAAACGCACATCTACCAGTCATCTCAGCATACAAATACACTCTTATCAGAGGATCAGGAACCAGCTACAACTCCAAAAGACCAAAGATTAAGTTTTACTATGTGACTTGGAGGCATATACTGGTGGCAGGACACAAGGACAGGCTAGAACTTGACTGGGAACAGAGGCAGGGCTATCCACTTTGTCCAGAAGACACTGAGCACACATGTTGCCCAAGAGAATCCTCTCTCCAAGACCAGCTCCAAATTGCCCTTATCCTGGGAAGCCTCAGCTGTCCTCACCCAGGGCACAGCCCTGGATTCCCACTCTGGTTCCTCCAGCTCCCACCTTCCCTCTGACCCTAGCCAGACCCTCAAGGAGTTGAGGCATCTGTACACAGCCCTGTCTCCCCAAGACTGGGAGCTCCTCAGCCCTCAGCAGGGGCTGGGGCCTCTCTGGGCAGAGAGAGGTGGCAGAGGGCCCTTGCTGTGTGTGCAGAACTGGAGGTTGAGTGGAGGCTGCAGGGCCCCAAAGGCCAACTGAggtccctcctggcctctccagaCCCTGTGGACAGATCCTCTAGGTTGGCGTCCCAGAGAGGCCCTGGGGAGCAGCGTGCTGGGAAGGCTGCAGCAGGGATAAAGCACACGGCATCAGCTGGAGGAGCCCCGAGGTCTGCCCGACACCTGCCTGTGTGTGCTGCTCACAGCATCAAGCAGGAGACCTTCTTCTGCCCTCCCCTGCTGGAGGCTTCATGGGAGAGGCAGCCCAGGCTGAGGAGGACCAGGACTGTGAGGGTAGGAGGGCAGGATCAGACAGTTGTGGGGAGCACCTCATGGCCTGGACATACGGTCAGGGCCAGGGAGAAGGGTCCTAAGAGAGGCTCTTTCTTTGGGAGGGGTCTTCTTGGGTTGCCTATTCGGGGTCCCTTCTGAGTGACTGGCCTAGGAGTCCTCTACAGCTCATAGGTCAGCAGCTCTCAGCCCAGGGTGACTCTCCCAACCAGGGGACATTTGGACGTATCTGGGACACCTTTTAGAGTGTCACAATTCATGAGCAGGGATGgatgctcctggcatctagtgggccaaggccagggatgctgctaaacattgtGCACTTCACAGGAAGCCCCAGCTGCATGGAATCATCCAGCTCCAGATGTCAATAGTGCAGAAGTGGAGAAATGCCGCCTTGAGTGTGTCTTGCCTCTACTGTTGCAACCTGGGCTGGGGGAAGGTGGCCCCTGCTAACCGGGAGGGGAGACactggggaggcagagggtgcGCTGGATGCACTCCTGTGGGTTATGATGTTTGCTCAGCACCTATGTGTGAGCCATCCTCTGGGAGACCAGAGCGGACAGAACTGTGTCTACATGTCAGAGGAGAGGGGCAGCCCAGTCCTGAGATGCATGGCCTTTCTGCCAATCAGGAGGTGGGAAGGTGGGCTGTAGGGGTGAGGCAGGGGCTTGAGGAGAGTGTGGGGCTTGGGTCAGCCTCTGGGGGAACTGCATTGTGAGGTTACCACAGGTACTAAGGCCCCACTGGGGTCAGAGCCCAAGTTGAGAAAGGGAGTAGTGGGTGCCGCCTGGTACACAAGGACGAGAACAAACAGCTCACAAGGCCAAAAACAATATCAAAGTCAGTGGTCACCCCGCTTACTAGGTGGACTCTGAGCCCTTGACATGAATCCTCACCGAGCCCCTGAAGGCGCTTCTCTGagtactttcatttttcatttggggCGAGGAGACTCGGAGTCAGGAAGTCTTCCTCAGAGACACACAGCGAGAGCTGCGATTTGCACCCTGAGTGTGATGACTGCATACCTCGTGTGTGTCTCAGAAAGTTCTCTCTGGAAGCCATCGTGGAccgggggcagaggagggaagaatgGGCGGGGCAGCGGTCCAGGGAGAGGAGATGAGCCATGAGGAGGGCATGGCACGGAACAAGCCAGGAACTCTTTGTAGGGGAGAGACGGCCCAGCGAAGGGAGGGACGAGGTGCAGAAGGAAGTTGATGCCAGGTCTTGGGTTGGGGAGGGGGGCCGCGTGGGGGACTTTCTTCTCCAGGTGATCAGTGCAGTCTTCCTCGCTCCAGCAAAGTGCCCCTCACTGCAGGAGAGCTCCTCACTGTTCTGGTGCTTCCGTGTCCTCCAAGCTCCAGGCTGACCCCTATCGTGAGGAACAGCTGGGGACAAATGCCCTAGTGAGACTACTCACGTCTCACCCCTCGAATAATAGGTGGACCTGCTCCCAGAGCCAAAAACTGCAGGTGCTCGGGCAGCGAAGTGATTCAACttattcacaaaaatatttctgttttatttgacGGTGGACTTCAGATCGGAGGTTTGAGTCAATGAtacttccagtctgtggcttttgaTCATCGTTAGTTTGCACAAGGTCCttctcttatttcacttaataatttgctttctttcacgccatttcttctgtgttttgacaGTCATTCTAACATCCTTGATATGTGCTCTCTGATTTGTATTTGTTCTTGTGAGATATGTATTGCTTTCTGGgtgcataaaagtttttaaattatttttttaactttttaagtgaATGAACTTTATTTAATTAGAGGATTT
This window encodes:
- the LOC139046422 gene encoding olfactory receptor 10H3-like yields the protein MTASSMLKSSRDNAASLPAQNWTTVTEFILIGFSTFPQHLLPIFFFLYLLMYLFTLLGNLLIMATIWSERRLHTPMYLFLCALSISEILFTVAVTPRMLVDMLSTHHSITFVACASQMFFSFTFGFTHSFLLMIMGYDRYVAICHPLCYNVLMSPRDCVRLVSWSWAGGSVMGMMVTLIVFHLTFCGSNMIHHFLCHVLSLLKLSCGRETSSVTLGVILVCVTALMGCLFLIFLSYVFIVAAILRIPSAEGRHKTFSTCVSHLTVVVVHYGFASIIYLKPKGPHSMDSNTLMATTYTVFTPFLSPIIFSLRNKELKNAIKKSFLRKFCPLNS